A region from the Riemerella anatipestifer genome encodes:
- a CDS encoding 1-aminocyclopropane-1-carboxylate deaminase/D-cysteine desulfhydrase: protein MSKVEIPIIKIPHPNKQIELYIKREDLVHREISGNKYWKLLYNIENYRKKQVENPLIITFGGAFSNHIAATAALGRDLEVPTLGIIRGEELVYKWEENPTLVKANEDGMAFDFVTRESYRDKKHITKIYQELFPNALIIPEGGSNALAVEGVQFMLNEKTIEFDYLCTAVGTGGTIAGLSKFAEKYQKVLGFKAVKDDSLDGKILEWSGRNNFQLMETGQGGYGKITDEVVAFINKFYHNYNILLEPIYTGKMMKRLWELIDEGFFASGSKILAFHTGGLQGIKGANEFLKNQGRPTIVEEDVV, encoded by the coding sequence ATGAGCAAAGTTGAAATTCCGATAATAAAAATTCCTCATCCTAATAAACAAATTGAACTCTATATTAAGAGAGAGGATTTGGTGCACCGAGAAATATCAGGTAATAAATACTGGAAACTACTTTATAATATAGAGAATTACAGGAAAAAACAGGTCGAAAATCCACTGATTATTACTTTTGGCGGTGCTTTTTCTAACCATATTGCTGCAACGGCAGCCTTGGGAAGAGATTTAGAAGTTCCAACTTTAGGGATTATAAGAGGAGAGGAGCTGGTCTATAAGTGGGAAGAAAATCCTACATTAGTAAAGGCTAACGAAGACGGAATGGCTTTTGACTTTGTAACTAGAGAATCTTATAGAGATAAAAAACATATTACAAAAATCTATCAGGAGCTTTTTCCTAACGCACTTATCATTCCCGAGGGAGGCAGCAATGCTTTAGCGGTGGAGGGTGTTCAATTTATGTTGAATGAAAAGACAATAGAATTTGATTATTTATGCACGGCAGTAGGTACTGGTGGAACGATAGCAGGACTTTCTAAATTTGCTGAAAAATATCAGAAAGTTTTGGGTTTTAAGGCTGTAAAAGATGATTCTTTAGACGGTAAAATTTTAGAATGGAGCGGAAGAAATAATTTTCAATTGATGGAGACAGGTCAAGGAGGTTATGGTAAAATAACAGACGAAGTGGTGGCTTTTATCAATAAATTTTATCATAATTATAATATTTTGTTGGAACCTATCTATACAGGCAAGATGATGAAACGTTTATGGGAGCTGATAGATGAGGGCTTTTTTGCTTCTGGTAGTAAAATTTTAGCTTTTCATACAGGTGGTTTACAAGGGATAAAAGGAGCTAATGAATTCCTGAAAAACCAAGGCAGACCTACTATTGTTGAGGAAGATGTGGTATAG
- a CDS encoding DUF5522 domain-containing protein, with translation MSSHNSNENEDFYYNEQGYKVFTEKYHLKRGYCCKSGCRHCPYGYDKKTDTFIKSKKPLKQ, from the coding sequence ATGTCATCACACAACAGTAATGAAAATGAAGATTTCTATTATAACGAACAAGGTTATAAGGTGTTTACGGAAAAATACCATCTTAAAAGAGGTTACTGTTGCAAAAGTGGCTGTAGACATTGCCCATATGGATATGACAAGAAAACTGACACATTTATCAAGAGTAAGAAACCTTTAAAACAATAG
- a CDS encoding DUF4136 domain-containing protein yields the protein MKKYVFLILAATTLSITSCSPFNIRTDYAETAQFNQYKTYMFRTDDLKINDLDKDRVLNEIAKQFNAKGLSTNQNPDLIVNVKASHKKVEDIQSTNPYGMWGWGGPWGWGWGMNRTWVSNYNTGTLVIDIIDAKTNKLVWQGIGSGINVDAPKSKQKQIPQIVEGILKNYPPQKK from the coding sequence ATGAAAAAATATGTTTTTTTAATCCTAGCCGCTACTACACTAAGCATCACTTCTTGTAGTCCTTTTAACATCAGAACTGACTATGCAGAAACTGCTCAGTTTAATCAGTATAAAACTTATATGTTCCGAACTGATGACTTAAAAATAAATGATTTAGACAAGGACAGAGTGCTTAATGAAATTGCAAAGCAATTCAACGCTAAAGGTCTTAGTACTAACCAAAACCCAGATTTAATAGTCAATGTAAAAGCTTCTCATAAAAAGGTAGAAGATATACAAAGTACCAACCCTTATGGCATGTGGGGCTGGGGAGGTCCTTGGGGCTGGGGTTGGGGTATGAACCGCACTTGGGTTTCTAACTACAACACAGGTACTTTAGTAATAGACATTATAGACGCCAAGACTAACAAATTGGTTTGGCAGGGCATCGGGAGTGGCATCAATGTAGATGCTCCTAAGTCTAAGCAAAAACAGATACCTCAAATTGTAGAAGGAATTTTAAAGAACTATCCTCCCCAGAAAAAATAA
- a CDS encoding UDP-N-acetylmuramate--L-alanine ligase, translating into MRTHFIAIGGSAMHNLAIALKDKGYVVTGSDDAIFEPSKSRLEKKGLLPKNLGWFPEKITSDIDAVILGMHAHADNPELAKAKELGLKIFSYPEFLYEQSKDKTRVVIGGSHGKTTITSMILHVLNFHQKEVDYMVGAQLEGFDCMVKTTETNDFMILEGDEYLSSPIDLRSKFLLYQPNIALISGIAWDHINVFKTFDDYIEQFRKFVASITPGGVLVYNEEDEEVVKVVEAAENYFRKIPYKTPKYKITDQKVYLETEMGEIPLSVFGAHNLLNMEGARHICQQLGIMEEDFYEAIMSFKGASKRLEKVERNDNGILYKDFAHAPSKVKATTKAFSEQFSNTTKYGFLELHTYSSLNPEFLEQYAHSLDLLDQAVVFYSEEALKIKRMDTISPELIKKKFKNPNLKVFTRVEELHEYWQSLDKTQGAFLMMSSGNFGGLDLTQ; encoded by the coding sequence TTGAGAACACATTTCATCGCTATAGGCGGAAGTGCTATGCACAACCTCGCCATCGCTCTTAAAGATAAAGGTTATGTAGTAACAGGTTCAGACGACGCCATTTTTGAACCTTCAAAATCAAGATTAGAAAAAAAAGGGTTGCTCCCTAAAAATCTTGGTTGGTTTCCAGAAAAAATAACATCAGATATAGATGCTGTAATACTAGGTATGCACGCCCATGCTGATAATCCCGAGCTAGCCAAAGCCAAAGAACTCGGTCTTAAAATATTCTCTTACCCAGAGTTTTTGTACGAGCAAAGCAAAGATAAAACTCGTGTTGTAATTGGTGGCTCACACGGTAAAACTACCATTACCTCTATGATTCTTCATGTCCTCAATTTTCATCAAAAAGAGGTAGATTATATGGTGGGAGCACAACTAGAAGGCTTTGATTGTATGGTAAAAACCACAGAAACTAACGACTTTATGATTCTGGAAGGAGATGAATATTTATCCTCACCTATAGATTTAAGGTCAAAGTTTCTTTTGTACCAACCTAACATCGCTCTTATTTCTGGGATTGCGTGGGACCACATCAATGTATTTAAAACTTTTGATGATTACATAGAACAATTTAGAAAATTTGTAGCAAGTATTACTCCTGGTGGCGTATTGGTGTACAATGAAGAAGACGAAGAGGTAGTAAAAGTAGTAGAAGCTGCCGAAAATTACTTCAGAAAAATCCCTTACAAAACTCCAAAATATAAAATTACAGACCAAAAAGTTTATCTAGAAACCGAAATGGGAGAAATTCCGTTGTCTGTTTTTGGTGCTCATAATTTACTGAATATGGAAGGTGCTAGGCATATTTGCCAACAGCTAGGTATTATGGAAGAAGATTTTTATGAAGCTATTATGAGTTTTAAAGGTGCATCTAAAAGATTAGAAAAAGTTGAAAGAAACGATAATGGCATTCTTTACAAAGATTTTGCCCACGCTCCTAGCAAGGTAAAAGCGACCACAAAAGCGTTTTCGGAGCAATTTTCTAACACCACTAAATATGGTTTCTTAGAACTTCACACTTACTCTTCTCTAAATCCAGAGTTTTTAGAACAATATGCTCACAGTTTAGATTTATTAGACCAAGCGGTAGTTTTCTACTCGGAGGAAGCTCTAAAAATAAAAAGAATGGATACTATTTCTCCAGAACTTATCAAGAAGAAATTTAAAAATCCTAATCTAAAAGTCTTTACCCGTGTGGAAGAATTGCACGAATATTGGCAAAGTTTAGATAAAACCCAAGGGGCATTTCTAATGATGAGTAGCGGTAATTTTGGAGGTTTAGATTTAACCCAATAA
- a CDS encoding TrmH family RNA methyltransferase has product MQLEHHEVINLKHHKEISLILEHLQSPENVGLILRTAEAMGVQKVVILSDNFHQLSPRIKRTTRSTENNLNIIFVNSWEEALNHFEKSIHFYALEKTSKSVDYATFEYHFPCAIVCGNEKNGVSEKALEKCTDHLHINMYGKNTSLNVAIATGILLSKIVS; this is encoded by the coding sequence ATGCAGTTAGAACACCACGAAGTCATCAACCTAAAACACCACAAAGAGATAAGCCTTATCTTGGAGCACCTACAATCTCCAGAAAATGTAGGGCTTATCCTTAGAACGGCTGAAGCTATGGGAGTGCAAAAAGTTGTGATACTTTCTGATAACTTCCACCAACTTTCCCCTAGAATAAAACGAACCACAAGAAGTACAGAAAATAATCTCAATATCATCTTTGTAAACAGTTGGGAAGAAGCTCTTAATCATTTTGAAAAGAGTATCCATTTTTACGCACTAGAAAAAACAAGTAAAAGTGTAGATTATGCAACTTTTGAATACCATTTCCCTTGTGCCATCGTATGCGGTAACGAAAAAAATGGGGTTTCCGAAAAAGCTCTAGAAAAGTGTACCGACCATCTACACATCAATATGTATGGAAAAAACACTTCTCTAAATGTAGCTATTGCTACTGGTATTTTACTTTCGAAAATAGTATCCTAA
- a CDS encoding uracil-DNA glycosylase: MTWTEVLAPIKNSPYFKNLWQKVKQEYGQHKCFPSKKQIFRAIELTPFEEVKVVILGQDPYHNDFQANGLCFSVSDQVPAPPSLRNIFKELQDDLGIIKTSNELDSWAKQGVLLLNATLTVKAHEANSHKDLGWETFTDFIIKEISNKKENVVFVLWGSFAQKKAQFIDAHKHYIIKTAHPSPLSAHRGFLGSRPFSKINNYLLSKNKEEIKW, from the coding sequence ATGACTTGGACAGAAGTTTTAGCACCTATAAAAAATTCTCCTTATTTTAAAAATTTATGGCAAAAGGTAAAACAAGAGTATGGACAGCATAAATGTTTTCCTTCTAAAAAACAGATATTTAGAGCTATTGAGCTTACTCCTTTTGAAGAAGTGAAAGTCGTAATTTTAGGCCAAGACCCTTATCATAATGATTTTCAAGCTAATGGATTATGTTTTTCAGTATCAGACCAAGTACCCGCACCACCATCACTAAGAAATATTTTCAAAGAGCTACAAGACGATTTAGGTATAATTAAAACCAGCAACGAGCTAGACTCTTGGGCAAAACAAGGCGTACTTCTACTGAACGCTACTCTTACCGTGAAAGCTCACGAAGCTAATTCTCATAAAGATTTAGGCTGGGAAACCTTTACAGATTTTATCATTAAGGAAATATCAAACAAGAAAGAAAATGTTGTTTTTGTGCTTTGGGGTTCTTTTGCACAAAAAAAAGCTCAGTTTATAGACGCACACAAGCATTACATTATAAAAACAGCCCACCCTTCTCCTCTATCCGCTCACAGAGGCTTTTTAGGTAGTAGACCTTTCTCTAAGATAAACAACTATCTTCTATCAAAAAATAAGGAGGAAATTAAATGGTAA
- the mnmD gene encoding tRNA (5-methylaminomethyl-2-thiouridine)(34)-methyltransferase MnmD, whose amino-acid sequence MKREVKLTADGSKTLFINDLNEGYHSHHGALQEARHVFIKNGLDRVNDLEINILELGFGTGLNALVSMEKIGASNDIKKINYFTLEKYPVSLKEIKELSFHNLFNLPDIDVINTTLHECEWEQPCEILPNFNITKINTDFYELKNIELPKIDLVYFDCFGARVQPDLWELPLMEMVADKMKAGGLLTTYSSKGSFQRVLKSLNFKVEKLEGPKGKREMINAWKM is encoded by the coding sequence ATGAAAAGAGAGGTTAAATTAACAGCTGATGGTTCTAAAACATTGTTTATAAATGACTTAAATGAAGGGTATCATTCTCATCATGGAGCTCTCCAAGAAGCAAGGCATGTATTTATTAAAAATGGTTTAGATAGAGTTAATGATTTGGAAATAAATATATTAGAGCTTGGTTTTGGGACGGGACTGAATGCTTTAGTAAGTATGGAAAAAATAGGGGCTTCTAATGATATAAAGAAAATAAATTATTTTACTCTAGAGAAGTATCCTGTGAGTTTAAAAGAAATTAAGGAACTATCTTTTCATAACTTATTTAATCTTCCTGATATAGATGTTATCAACACAACTTTACACGAATGTGAATGGGAGCAACCTTGCGAGATATTGCCTAATTTTAATATCACAAAAATTAATACAGATTTTTATGAATTAAAAAACATTGAGTTGCCAAAGATAGATTTGGTATACTTTGATTGTTTTGGAGCTAGAGTTCAGCCGGATTTGTGGGAGTTGCCTCTTATGGAAATGGTGGCGGACAAGATGAAAGCAGGTGGTTTGTTAACTACGTACTCTTCTAAAGGTAGTTTTCAAAGAGTGTTAAAATCGCTTAATTTTAAAGTGGAAAAATTAGAAGGTCCTAAAGGGAAAAGAGAAATGATAAACGCATGGAAAATGTAG
- a CDS encoding branched-chain amino acid aminotransferase, with the protein MIIQKSENPRISSFNPENFSFGNTFIDHMVICEYENGKWGEPKLMPYGPLPFTPAMMGVNYGQACFEGMKAYKDKDGEVYLFRPEKNFARINKSAKRLAIPELPEEVFMNGLKALMDIDRDWIPYGENSSLYIRPLLFATEEALKARIADKYMFAIVAAPAKSYYTEPVSVKIADYYSRAASGGVGSAKAAGNYAASFYPTKLANEEGYEQIIWTDDASHEYFEESGTMNVFVRIGDTIYTPPTSDKILDGVTRDSFIQLAKHNNIEVKVEPVSVKKVIEAHKEGTLKEVWGVGTAVVLSVFQALGYKDDKMVLPQLSEEESFAIKLKNQLVSIQTNTSEDPFGWRYKVEKGFVDTL; encoded by the coding sequence ATGATAATTCAAAAATCAGAAAATCCTAGAATCAGTAGTTTTAATCCTGAGAATTTTTCTTTCGGGAATACCTTTATAGACCACATGGTAATATGTGAATATGAAAACGGAAAGTGGGGAGAACCTAAACTTATGCCTTACGGACCGTTACCATTTACTCCTGCTATGATGGGGGTTAACTATGGACAGGCTTGTTTTGAAGGTATGAAGGCTTATAAGGATAAAGATGGAGAGGTTTACTTATTCCGTCCAGAAAAAAACTTTGCAAGAATTAACAAATCTGCAAAAAGACTAGCAATACCTGAACTTCCTGAAGAAGTTTTCATGAATGGATTAAAAGCACTCATGGATATTGATAGAGATTGGATTCCTTACGGAGAAAATTCCTCTTTATATATTCGTCCTTTATTATTTGCTACAGAAGAAGCTCTTAAAGCAAGAATAGCCGACAAATATATGTTTGCTATAGTAGCAGCACCAGCAAAATCTTATTATACAGAGCCTGTTTCTGTAAAAATAGCAGACTATTACTCTCGTGCCGCCAGTGGTGGGGTTGGTTCAGCTAAAGCCGCTGGAAACTACGCCGCTTCTTTCTATCCAACTAAATTAGCTAATGAGGAAGGTTATGAGCAGATTATTTGGACAGACGACGCTTCTCACGAGTATTTTGAAGAAAGTGGCACTATGAATGTATTTGTAAGAATAGGAGATACTATTTACACACCTCCTACATCTGATAAAATATTAGACGGTGTAACTAGAGATAGCTTTATACAACTAGCCAAACACAATAATATAGAGGTAAAAGTAGAACCCGTTAGCGTAAAGAAAGTAATTGAAGCACACAAAGAAGGTACCTTAAAAGAAGTTTGGGGTGTTGGGACGGCAGTAGTTTTAAGTGTATTCCAAGCGTTAGGGTATAAAGATGACAAAATGGTTCTACCTCAACTAAGCGAAGAAGAAAGTTTTGCAATAAAACTTAAGAACCAGTTAGTAAGCATTCAAACCAATACAAGCGAAGACCCATTTGGATGGAGATATAAAGTAGAGAAAGGATTTGTAGATACTTTATAA
- a CDS encoding nucleoside-diphosphate kinase, with protein MSGNITFTMIKPDAVADGHIGAILGKIVEAGFKIKAMKLTQLTVADAKKFYEVHAERPFYGELVEFMSSGPIVAAVLEKENAVEDFRKLIGATNPAEAAEGTIRKMFARSVGENAVHGSDSDENAKIESAFHFSGREIF; from the coding sequence ATGTCAGGAAACATTACTTTTACAATGATTAAACCAGATGCAGTAGCAGATGGACACATAGGAGCTATACTAGGGAAAATAGTTGAAGCAGGATTTAAAATTAAGGCAATGAAACTTACTCAACTTACAGTAGCTGATGCTAAGAAGTTTTATGAAGTTCATGCTGAAAGACCTTTCTACGGAGAGTTAGTAGAGTTTATGTCTTCAGGACCTATTGTAGCAGCTGTTTTAGAAAAAGAAAATGCAGTTGAAGATTTCAGAAAACTAATTGGTGCTACAAACCCTGCTGAAGCGGCTGAAGGAACTATAAGAAAGATGTTCGCTAGAAGTGTAGGAGAAAATGCAGTACACGGTTCTGACTCTGATGAAAATGCAAAAATAGAATCAGCATTCCATTTCTCTGGAAGAGAGATTTTCTAA
- a CDS encoding FoF1 ATP synthase subunit delta/epsilon, translating to MNIKILTPEYVAFEGEVESVLLPGKNGEFHIMKNHAAIVSSLVGGKVKLYLDKVSADYAKYFSKEDGKDSVYSLPIKSGVIEFSNDKGIILCE from the coding sequence ATGAATATAAAAATATTAACACCAGAATATGTAGCTTTTGAGGGAGAGGTAGAGTCTGTGCTACTTCCAGGGAAGAACGGGGAGTTTCATATTATGAAAAATCACGCAGCTATTGTATCGTCTTTAGTTGGGGGAAAAGTAAAACTTTACCTTGATAAAGTATCGGCAGACTATGCGAAGTATTTTTCTAAAGAAGATGGTAAAGACTCTGTTTATTCGCTTCCGATAAAGAGTGGCGTTATAGAATTTAGTAACGATAAAGGGATTATCCTTTGCGAATAA